The Pedobacter roseus genome contains a region encoding:
- a CDS encoding SusC/RagA family TonB-linked outer membrane protein, whose product MRRTLNKTGIVLLMFLFTLIHFSSAVFGQAVQKTVRGKVTSSDNIKDAIPGVSISLKGKKTQLAITDGAGNFVVKVTTGDVLVFSYIGAEAKEVTIGNQDVINVSLVTTINKLDEVVVVGYGTSLRKDLTGSVSSIRADDIAKSAATTFDQALQGRVAGVVINTNSGQPGGGISVQIRGVSTLGGNQEPLYVVDGVFYGGDVNGAIYTGGSPGTNPLATISPSDIESIDILKDASATAIYGSQASNGVVIVTTKKGKSGPPKVSIDASYGIQQLPKYLPVMELPEYAAFRNVRDVLNGAVPNPLFADPSVLGPGTNWQKAIFGTAPVENYNLSVNGGDGRTTYILNAGYLSQDGIAVKSDFKRYNVRLNVETKATTWLKLSANISGNRINENINNQDGNLVQLAIRQSPDIAVVNPDGSYGGPSSPLFTLTNPFALTEINTNTRTRSEVYGSAFADITFLKDFVLRNEIAVNYNFGQIEQFEPAYQFGQFPKTNSFGRRGTTAYNNNTFRTYLTYNHTFASKYKLNGTLGHESRLNTSSFVDATATGYFQSVNSELNLGDPAKATSTSGKSQQAIDSYYGRFNFTYDDKYTLTSTVRYDGSSKFSPDNRWNFTYAVALAYRLKQENFLKSVDFISDLKLRVGYGLVNNQNIADYVYGTSYRTTQTALGLGVLLDNVPNPDAKWETTKSSNVGIDASFFKDRLQFTVDAYYKNTNNLLNSLSLPLYSGTTPQDQFTVAKLNAPTKNIGSIVNKGIEFSVNSTNIKTKNFSWTTNITLSRNLNKVTSLITENTNLPQYLGTDIVQQVAVGRSIGEFYGYIADGVFKDGADLTNSANQGAIGVNGVWVGDIKFRDLNGDKVIDSKDLTYLGSPLPKFQYGFTNTFKYKAFDLTVFFNGNYGNKIFNQLKRTNEDLQSGFGLLQSVNDYARIGLKDPNGSATDINNVYVTNPNTTVPRISTSTLNGNNRVSSRYIENGSYLRLKNLVLGYSVPSKIVQKVKLSYLRVYGNVTNLFTITDHTGYDPEVGSRFQNAQSAGVDNGRYPSSRTYTFGIYAGF is encoded by the coding sequence ATGAGGCGTACATTAAACAAAACAGGAATTGTATTGCTGATGTTTCTTTTCACGCTTATCCATTTCAGTTCTGCTGTTTTTGGGCAAGCGGTTCAAAAAACAGTACGTGGTAAAGTAACCAGTAGCGACAATATTAAAGATGCTATTCCAGGGGTAAGCATCTCCCTAAAAGGAAAAAAAACACAATTGGCCATTACCGATGGGGCAGGTAATTTTGTGGTAAAAGTGACCACGGGCGATGTACTCGTATTTAGTTACATCGGTGCAGAAGCAAAAGAAGTTACCATTGGCAATCAGGATGTAATTAACGTGAGCCTGGTTACCACCATCAATAAACTTGATGAAGTGGTAGTGGTAGGTTACGGAACGTCTTTACGTAAAGACCTTACCGGTTCGGTATCATCCATACGGGCAGATGATATTGCTAAATCGGCAGCAACTACTTTCGACCAGGCTTTGCAGGGGCGTGTAGCCGGAGTGGTCATCAATACCAATTCTGGTCAGCCTGGTGGTGGTATTTCGGTACAAATCAGGGGAGTTTCTACCTTAGGTGGTAATCAGGAACCTTTATATGTAGTTGATGGTGTATTTTACGGTGGTGATGTTAACGGTGCCATTTATACAGGCGGTAGCCCGGGAACCAATCCGCTGGCCACCATTTCACCCTCAGATATAGAAAGTATCGATATTTTAAAAGATGCTTCTGCAACGGCTATTTACGGTAGTCAGGCCAGTAACGGTGTAGTAATTGTAACCACCAAAAAAGGAAAATCAGGTCCGCCGAAGGTGAGTATCGATGCTTCTTATGGCATACAGCAATTGCCAAAATATTTACCGGTAATGGAACTTCCTGAATATGCTGCATTTAGAAATGTAAGGGATGTATTGAACGGGGCAGTACCAAATCCTCTATTTGCCGATCCCTCTGTATTAGGGCCGGGCACAAACTGGCAAAAAGCCATTTTTGGTACGGCACCTGTAGAAAATTATAACCTTTCGGTAAACGGTGGAGACGGAAGAACAACCTACATTTTGAATGCAGGTTACCTTTCGCAGGATGGTATTGCAGTAAAATCTGATTTTAAAAGATATAATGTAAGGCTAAATGTGGAAACCAAAGCAACTACCTGGTTAAAACTTTCTGCCAACATCTCCGGAAACCGCATTAACGAAAACATCAATAACCAGGATGGTAATTTAGTGCAACTGGCTATCAGACAGTCGCCTGATATTGCTGTTGTAAACCCTGATGGTTCTTATGGTGGGCCATCAAGTCCGCTTTTTACCTTAACCAATCCATTTGCGTTAACGGAGATCAACACCAATACCCGAACAAGGAGCGAAGTTTACGGGAGTGCTTTTGCAGACATTACTTTCCTGAAAGATTTTGTATTAAGGAACGAGATTGCCGTAAACTACAATTTCGGACAGATTGAACAGTTTGAGCCAGCTTATCAATTCGGTCAGTTCCCTAAAACCAATAGTTTTGGCCGGAGGGGTACTACAGCTTATAACAACAATACCTTTCGTACTTATTTAACCTATAACCACACTTTTGCTTCGAAATATAAACTTAACGGTACTTTAGGACACGAATCGCGTTTAAATACCAGCAGTTTTGTTGATGCTACCGCAACCGGTTACTTTCAGTCTGTAAATTCTGAACTGAACCTGGGCGATCCGGCAAAAGCAACTTCAACCAGCGGTAAAAGCCAGCAAGCCATCGATTCTTACTATGGCAGGTTCAACTTTACTTATGATGATAAATATACCTTAACCTCTACCGTGAGGTACGATGGTTCATCGAAATTCTCCCCAGATAATCGGTGGAATTTTACTTATGCCGTAGCATTGGCCTATCGTTTAAAACAGGAAAATTTCCTGAAATCGGTTGATTTTATCAGCGATCTTAAGCTCCGTGTGGGTTATGGTCTGGTAAACAACCAAAACATTGCCGATTATGTTTATGGGACCTCTTATCGCACCACACAAACGGCTTTAGGACTTGGTGTACTCTTGGATAATGTACCTAACCCGGATGCCAAATGGGAAACCACTAAATCATCAAACGTAGGTATTGATGCCAGTTTCTTTAAAGACAGGTTGCAGTTTACGGTAGATGCTTATTATAAAAATACCAATAACCTGCTAAACAGCTTGTCGTTACCACTTTATTCGGGTACTACACCACAGGATCAGTTTACGGTTGCAAAATTAAATGCACCGACCAAAAATATTGGCTCTATTGTAAATAAAGGGATCGAATTCAGCGTAAATTCTACCAATATCAAAACAAAAAATTTTAGCTGGACCACCAATATTACTTTATCGAGAAATTTAAACAAAGTAACCAGTTTAATTACCGAAAACACCAATTTGCCTCAATACCTGGGTACCGATATCGTTCAGCAGGTTGCGGTAGGCAGGTCAATCGGTGAGTTTTATGGCTACATCGCCGATGGCGTATTTAAAGATGGCGCCGATTTAACCAATAGCGCTAATCAAGGTGCCATCGGTGTAAACGGGGTTTGGGTTGGCGATATTAAATTCAGGGATTTAAACGGAGATAAAGTAATCGACAGTAAAGATTTAACTTATCTGGGTTCACCGCTGCCGAAATTCCAGTATGGCTTCACCAATACTTTCAAATATAAAGCATTCGACCTGACCGTATTTTTCAACGGAAATTATGGCAACAAAATCTTTAACCAGTTAAAACGTACAAACGAAGATCTTCAAAGTGGTTTCGGATTGTTGCAATCGGTTAACGATTATGCCCGTATTGGCCTAAAGGATCCAAATGGAAGTGCCACCGATATTAATAATGTATATGTCACCAATCCAAATACCACTGTTCCACGGATTTCAACTTCGACGTTAAACGGTAACAACAGGGTTTCTTCGAGGTATATCGAAAACGGATCTTACCTGCGTCTTAAAAATTTAGTACTGGGTTACAGTGTGCCGTCTAAAATAGTCCAAAAAGTAAAGCTCAGCTACCTAAGGGTTTATGGCAACGTAACCAATCTGTTTACCATAACCGATCATACAGGTTACGACCCTGAAGTAGGTTCGAGGTTCCAGAACGCGCAGTCGGCAGGAGTTGATAATGGAAGATATCCATCATCACGTACCTACACCTTTGGTATTTATGCCGGTTTTTAA
- a CDS encoding TIM-barrel domain-containing protein, producing the protein MRKYYSFLSTVVFLFAFPVCAFSQTIHYQKTDNGIIVRPGINNIAIGKQIKIEVITDQIIHAVITPGDQFSLEPSLMVLPVKSKPEWTVTENADGIRLTTKSLLVKVDIHSGQIQYQDLNGKNILEEKIQNARSFKAVSNDGEAGYQITQVFNSPNDEALYGLGQHQDDMMNYKGKQVLLLQNNTDVAIPFLLSSKNYGILWDNYSITKVGDVRDYQPLSSLRLFSKDGDQGWLTATYSDQKKNAASITRAESDIDYSFLSDMKKFPDSFKMANGKVLWEGKISSGYTGLQHFHVKYAGYIKIWINGELLVDKWRQAWNPGTAVVETEMQKDKKYDIKIEWIPDGSESYLAIKCLTPIPEGEKNQYAFSSEAGDEINYYFVSGANADEVISGYRTLTGKAVLMPKWAMGFWQSRERYKTQEELLGVVKEFRDRKIPIDNIVLDWQYWKPDSWGTHEFDKSRFPDPDAMIKTLHETYNTRLMISVWPKFYSGNANYDLMNKNGFLYKRNIADGRKDWLGYPSTFYDAFNPEARGLFWDLMNKNLYKKGIDAWWMDATEPDIHSNLPIEERKQLMTPTFLGSATKYFNAFPLQNSKGVYEGQRKANANDRVFILTRSAYGGLQRYAAATWSGDIASRWEDMKSQISAGINFSLSGLPYWTMDIGGFSVERRYEKPDAADLAEWRELNTRWYQFGAFVPLFRGHGQFPFREVYNIAPADHPAYKSILFYNKLRYRLMPYIYSLAGNTYQKDYTIMRGLIMDYGADEQVKNIADQYMFGPSLLINPVYKYGATSRKVYLPKLNGWYDLYTGAYVKGGQTINAKAPYGQMPVYVKEGAIIPYGPEIQYTAEKPADPITLYVYTGKDGTFTLYEDEGLNYNYEKGAFSTIEFTYSESAKTLTIADRKGTFKGMLENRTFNIIRITPKKAKALNFNQTPDKTIHYTGKQTITKF; encoded by the coding sequence ATGAGAAAATATTATTCCTTCCTAAGTACAGTTGTATTTTTATTTGCCTTTCCTGTGTGCGCTTTTTCGCAAACCATTCATTATCAAAAAACCGATAATGGAATCATTGTGCGTCCAGGTATTAATAACATTGCCATTGGTAAACAGATTAAAATAGAAGTCATCACCGATCAGATTATCCATGCCGTAATTACACCAGGTGATCAATTTTCGCTTGAACCCAGTTTGATGGTTCTTCCGGTAAAATCTAAACCAGAGTGGACAGTTACTGAAAATGCAGACGGAATCAGGCTGACCACAAAATCACTATTGGTAAAGGTTGATATTCACTCAGGTCAGATTCAATACCAGGATTTAAACGGAAAAAATATACTCGAAGAGAAAATACAAAATGCAAGATCTTTCAAAGCCGTTTCTAACGATGGAGAAGCAGGCTATCAGATTACGCAGGTTTTTAATTCGCCAAATGATGAGGCGCTTTATGGCTTAGGACAACATCAGGACGACATGATGAACTACAAAGGCAAGCAGGTTCTGCTTCTTCAGAACAATACCGATGTAGCGATTCCTTTTCTACTGAGCAGTAAAAACTACGGTATCCTTTGGGATAATTACTCCATCACCAAAGTGGGCGATGTACGGGATTACCAACCACTATCAAGTTTGCGACTATTTTCTAAAGATGGCGACCAGGGTTGGTTAACCGCTACCTACAGCGATCAGAAAAAAAATGCGGCAAGCATTACAAGAGCTGAATCGGATATCGATTATTCTTTTTTAAGTGATATGAAAAAATTCCCCGACAGCTTTAAAATGGCCAACGGAAAAGTACTTTGGGAAGGCAAAATATCATCTGGATATACAGGCTTGCAACACTTTCATGTTAAATATGCCGGTTACATTAAAATCTGGATTAATGGAGAGCTGTTGGTAGATAAGTGGAGACAGGCATGGAATCCGGGTACTGCTGTTGTAGAAACAGAAATGCAGAAAGATAAAAAGTACGACATTAAAATAGAGTGGATTCCTGATGGTTCAGAATCTTACCTGGCGATAAAATGTTTAACCCCAATACCAGAAGGTGAAAAAAATCAGTATGCTTTTTCTTCAGAGGCCGGAGATGAAATTAACTATTACTTTGTTTCGGGAGCCAATGCCGATGAAGTGATTAGCGGTTATAGAACCCTTACCGGTAAAGCAGTGCTGATGCCAAAGTGGGCCATGGGCTTTTGGCAGAGCAGAGAAAGGTATAAAACCCAGGAAGAGCTTTTGGGCGTGGTGAAAGAATTTAGGGACCGTAAAATCCCGATTGATAATATTGTGCTCGATTGGCAGTATTGGAAACCCGATAGCTGGGGAACGCATGAATTTGATAAAAGCCGTTTCCCCGATCCTGATGCGATGATTAAAACCCTGCATGAAACCTACAATACCCGTTTGATGATTTCGGTTTGGCCAAAATTTTATTCCGGCAATGCCAATTACGACCTGATGAACAAAAATGGCTTTTTGTATAAACGCAATATTGCCGATGGAAGAAAAGATTGGTTAGGCTATCCATCTACTTTTTACGATGCCTTTAACCCGGAAGCCCGTGGCTTGTTTTGGGACCTGATGAACAAAAACCTTTACAAAAAAGGAATAGATGCCTGGTGGATGGATGCTACCGAACCGGATATCCATTCTAACCTGCCTATCGAAGAAAGAAAACAGCTGATGACGCCAACATTTTTAGGTTCTGCTACGAAATATTTCAATGCTTTTCCACTTCAGAATTCGAAAGGCGTTTACGAAGGGCAACGGAAAGCTAATGCGAACGATAGGGTATTTATTTTAACAAGGTCTGCTTATGGTGGTCTGCAAAGGTATGCAGCAGCCACCTGGAGCGGCGATATTGCCTCCCGTTGGGAAGATATGAAATCGCAGATTTCGGCAGGAATCAATTTTTCATTGTCCGGCCTTCCTTACTGGACCATGGACATCGGTGGTTTTTCAGTAGAACGCAGGTATGAAAAACCAGATGCAGCAGATCTGGCCGAATGGAGAGAACTCAATACCCGCTGGTACCAGTTTGGTGCATTTGTTCCCTTGTTTAGGGGGCACGGCCAGTTTCCGTTTCGCGAGGTTTACAATATTGCACCAGCCGATCATCCGGCTTACAAAAGCATTTTATTTTACAATAAACTGCGCTACCGTTTAATGCCCTACATCTATTCATTAGCAGGAAATACCTACCAAAAAGATTATACCATTATGCGTGGCCTGATTATGGATTATGGAGCAGACGAACAGGTTAAAAACATTGCCGATCAGTATATGTTCGGTCCTTCGCTGCTGATTAATCCGGTGTATAAATATGGCGCCACCAGTAGAAAAGTGTATTTACCAAAATTAAATGGCTGGTATGATTTATACACGGGCGCTTATGTTAAGGGTGGACAGACCATCAACGCTAAAGCGCCTTACGGCCAGATGCCTGTTTATGTAAAAGAGGGTGCTATTATTCCTTATGGACCTGAAATTCAGTATACAGCCGAAAAACCTGCCGATCCGATTACGCTTTATGTGTATACAGGAAAAGATGGAACATTTACACTTTATGAAGATGAAGGTTTAAACTACAACTACGAAAAAGGTGCTTTTTCTACCATTGAGTTTACCTACAGTGAAAGTGCTAAAACCTTAACCATTGCCGATCGTAAAGGGACATTTAAAGGCATGTTAGAAAACAGAACATTCAATATTATACGCATTACGCCTAAAAAGGCAAAAGCTTTAAATTTTAATCAAACACCGGATAAAACCATACACTACACCGGCAAACAAACAATAACCAAATTTTAA
- a CDS encoding hybrid sensor histidine kinase/response regulator transcription factor, protein MSFYCYLTDPLTKPNIFSIKMRFKIIPILLLICNFAYAQQTQLQFSRLDLSNGLSNNQVNAIYKDTQGYMWFGTMAGLNRYDGYQFKVFKHNARDPKSLSDDFINGISELPDGKLLIDTRAGLNIFDLEKQQFSHDIDAHFKSLGIPTTKITGTKKDKLGNFWFNAGAEGVFIYNSLKKTILHLKCADGNPNALGSAPVTHIQSGADGDMYVLHTDKSFEHLAISTVKIKARYYGIKLKYKADFKPLRFFIDNKGVVFIWSFNDQEGLTYYQPELNVVKYLSQKAGGLNNNLVTGVIQDENGAIWISTDHGGINILNKETLKVNYVQNREDDPKTLSQNSIVSLYQDNVGIIWVGTFKKGISYYHKNIIKFPLFRHLASDNRSLPYDDVNRFVEDENGNIWIGTNGQGLIYYNRKTQSFKSYRHQANNPNSISNDIVVSLFIDDEKKLWIGTYFGGLDCFDGQNFKNYRHSTGNANSIGDDRIWDIIEGDDRKLWIATLGGGVDVLDRSKGIFSHYKAYSSANSVGSNFITALLKDKYGNAYIGTSSGLDFWEKKTGKFKHFIADPHLKNSLSNGNVYDILADSYGFIWVTTRDGLNRYNPVNNQFEVFRVDKGLSDNNTLNILEDKNKNLWVSTTRGLTFIKVKKTAKGFAYTFRNYDQQDGLQGREFNVNSAYMTKSGELIFGGANGFNLFKPEDIRTDHTKPEIALSDLQIANKSIAVGEEVDGEVILDKTLNSTPNLSLNHKNNVISIEFTALNYFNPDKIRYRYMLEGFDKTWQEPSGNLRRATYTNLDPGSYVFRVSSTNSAGDWVPNEKRISIKILPPFWKTPLAYLLYFAFAGAVLFLIRRRGIQKLKREFALEQERHEAKRMHDLDLMKIRFFTNVSHEFRTPLSLIITPMEKLIKQTDDEGKKQQLQMIHRNGRRLLNMVNQLLDFRRMEVQQLKLDYKLGDVVDFIKDLTYSFTDIAEKKNIKFHFESELTSLITAFDYDKIERILFNLLSNAFKFTPESGAVNVLLSSALNESNQTCLLISVSDNGIGIEADKLNRIFDRFFQSDIPGSLVNQGSGIGLSITKEFVRLHGGEVWAESKVGEGSTFTVKIPFDEADVTIVENSKLSFTVKPPLKEITEENNPVTLSGFDKKPVLLLIEDNDDFRFYLKDNLSEFYQIYEAANGKEGWQKVLSVHPDLVVSDISMPEMNGIDLCKKIKGDVRTADTPVILLTALTGEEVQLSGLETGANDYVMKPFNFEILLFKIKNQLKQLASSKIKYKKQVDISPKADEIESVDEKFMRQLSALIETNVSNADYSVDQLSQEMNMSRVSLYKKVLLLTGKSPVEYIRFYRLRKATQLLKKSQLTISEIAYEVGFNNPKYFTKYFKQEFNMLPSVYIAQKSIKK, encoded by the coding sequence ATGTCGTTTTATTGTTACCTTACAGATCCATTAACCAAACCAAATATTTTTTCGATTAAAATGCGTTTTAAAATCATCCCGATCTTATTGCTGATCTGTAATTTTGCTTATGCACAGCAAACGCAACTGCAATTTTCGAGACTTGATCTTTCCAACGGACTTTCTAACAATCAGGTAAACGCCATTTACAAAGATACGCAAGGTTATATGTGGTTTGGTACCATGGCCGGCCTTAATCGTTACGATGGTTATCAGTTTAAAGTTTTTAAGCACAATGCCAGAGATCCGAAATCACTAAGCGATGATTTTATCAATGGCATAAGCGAACTTCCGGACGGAAAACTCTTGATTGATACACGGGCGGGTTTAAACATTTTTGATCTCGAAAAACAGCAATTTTCTCATGATATTGACGCTCATTTTAAAAGTCTCGGCATACCGACTACAAAAATAACAGGTACTAAAAAAGACAAACTTGGCAATTTCTGGTTCAATGCTGGTGCAGAAGGTGTATTTATTTACAATTCCCTTAAAAAAACAATACTTCATTTAAAATGTGCAGACGGTAATCCAAATGCACTGGGCTCAGCGCCAGTCACCCATATCCAAAGCGGTGCAGATGGCGATATGTATGTTTTACATACAGACAAGTCATTCGAACATTTAGCGATCAGCACCGTAAAAATCAAAGCCCGCTATTATGGAATTAAACTGAAATATAAAGCTGATTTTAAGCCCCTGCGCTTTTTTATCGATAATAAAGGAGTGGTTTTTATCTGGAGTTTTAATGATCAGGAAGGGTTAACTTATTATCAGCCAGAACTTAATGTAGTGAAATACCTCAGCCAAAAAGCAGGAGGCTTAAATAATAATCTGGTAACCGGGGTAATTCAGGATGAAAATGGCGCAATATGGATCAGTACCGATCATGGTGGCATCAATATTTTAAATAAAGAAACGCTTAAGGTAAATTATGTGCAGAACAGGGAAGACGATCCGAAAACCTTAAGTCAGAATAGCATTGTGAGTCTTTATCAGGATAATGTTGGCATTATCTGGGTGGGTACTTTTAAAAAGGGAATCAGTTATTACCATAAAAACATCATCAAATTCCCGCTATTCAGGCATTTGGCGTCTGATAACCGGAGTTTGCCTTATGATGATGTAAACCGCTTCGTGGAAGATGAAAATGGCAATATATGGATCGGCACCAACGGGCAAGGGCTTATTTATTATAACAGAAAAACACAAAGTTTTAAAAGTTACAGGCATCAGGCCAATAATCCCAACAGCATCAGCAACGATATTGTGGTCAGCTTATTTATTGATGATGAAAAAAAACTCTGGATCGGGACTTATTTTGGCGGCTTAGACTGTTTTGACGGGCAGAATTTTAAAAATTACCGTCACAGCACTGGTAATGCCAATAGCATTGGTGATGACCGGATCTGGGATATTATTGAGGGCGACGACCGGAAACTCTGGATCGCTACCCTGGGCGGAGGTGTTGATGTACTCGATCGATCAAAAGGTATTTTTTCGCATTATAAGGCTTATTCATCTGCAAATAGTGTGGGCTCTAACTTTATTACGGCGCTATTAAAAGATAAATATGGTAATGCTTATATCGGCACCTCATCCGGTTTAGATTTTTGGGAGAAAAAAACCGGTAAATTCAAACATTTTATTGCAGATCCTCACCTTAAAAACTCACTCAGTAACGGCAATGTGTACGACATTTTAGCCGATAGTTATGGTTTCATCTGGGTAACCACCAGAGATGGACTGAACCGCTATAATCCAGTAAATAATCAGTTTGAGGTGTTCAGGGTTGATAAAGGACTTTCTGATAACAACACCTTAAATATTCTTGAAGATAAAAACAAAAACCTCTGGGTAAGTACTACCAGGGGTTTGACGTTTATCAAAGTAAAAAAAACGGCTAAAGGTTTTGCTTATACTTTTAGAAATTACGATCAGCAGGATGGTTTACAGGGGAGGGAGTTCAATGTAAATTCGGCATATATGACCAAAAGTGGCGAACTGATATTTGGAGGAGCCAACGGCTTTAACCTTTTTAAGCCAGAAGACATCAGAACCGATCATACGAAACCGGAAATTGCCCTTTCTGACTTGCAGATTGCCAATAAAAGTATTGCTGTAGGTGAAGAAGTAGATGGTGAGGTAATTTTGGATAAAACCTTAAACAGTACGCCAAACCTATCTTTAAACCATAAAAACAATGTTATTTCGATTGAATTTACGGCATTAAACTACTTTAATCCCGATAAAATCAGGTACAGGTACATGCTGGAGGGTTTTGATAAAACCTGGCAGGAACCTTCAGGCAATTTACGAAGGGCAACCTACACCAACCTCGATCCAGGCTCGTATGTGTTTAGGGTTTCTTCTACCAATTCGGCAGGCGATTGGGTTCCGAACGAAAAAAGAATTTCTATCAAAATATTACCACCCTTTTGGAAAACGCCATTGGCCTATCTGCTTTATTTTGCATTTGCCGGGGCTGTACTTTTCCTGATCAGGCGCCGTGGTATCCAAAAATTGAAACGCGAATTTGCATTGGAGCAGGAGCGCCACGAAGCCAAACGCATGCACGACCTCGATCTGATGAAAATCAGGTTTTTTACCAACGTAAGTCACGAGTTTCGTACGCCTTTATCGCTGATCATTACTCCAATGGAGAAACTGATCAAACAAACGGACGATGAAGGGAAAAAACAGCAGCTGCAGATGATTCATAGAAACGGACGGCGTTTGTTGAACATGGTTAACCAGTTGCTGGATTTTAGGAGAATGGAAGTGCAGCAGCTAAAACTGGATTATAAACTCGGTGATGTGGTCGATTTTATCAAAGACTTAACTTATTCCTTTACCGATATAGCCGAAAAGAAAAATATTAAATTCCATTTCGAATCGGAGCTTACCAGTTTGATTACCGCTTTTGATTATGATAAGATAGAGCGTATACTGTTTAATCTGCTTTCTAACGCATTTAAATTTACACCCGAAAGTGGGGCGGTTAATGTTTTATTAAGTTCAGCCCTAAACGAATCTAATCAAACCTGTCTTTTAATCAGCGTTAGTGATAACGGGATCGGTATTGAGGCAGATAAACTAAACCGGATATTCGACCGTTTTTTTCAGAGCGACATCCCAGGTTCACTTGTTAACCAGGGCAGTGGAATAGGTTTGTCCATTACCAAAGAGTTTGTACGCTTGCATGGTGGCGAGGTTTGGGCCGAAAGCAAAGTAGGTGAGGGATCTACCTTTACCGTTAAAATTCCTTTTGATGAGGCAGACGTAACCATTGTAGAAAACAGTAAGCTAAGTTTTACGGTTAAACCGCCTTTAAAGGAAATAACCGAAGAAAATAATCCTGTTACCCTTTCCGGATTCGATAAAAAACCAGTGCTGTTGCTGATAGAAGATAATGATGATTTCAGGTTCTACCTGAAAGATAATTTGAGCGAATTTTATCAGATTTACGAAGCAGCGAACGGGAAAGAAGGGTGGCAAAAGGTTTTGTCGGTTCATCCCGATCTGGTGGTGAGCGATATCAGTATGCCCGAAATGAATGGTATTGATTTATGTAAAAAAATTAAAGGTGATGTGCGCACGGCAGATACCCCTGTAATATTGCTCACCGCGCTTACAGGCGAAGAAGTGCAGCTTTCTGGCCTCGAAACCGGTGCCAACGATTATGTAATGAAACCTTTTAACTTCGAAATCCTGCTCTTCAAAATCAAAAACCAGTTAAAGCAGTTAGCGTCTTCGAAAATCAAATATAAAAAGCAGGTTGATATTAGTCCTAAAGCAGATGAAATTGAATCTGTTGATGAAAAATTTATGAGGCAACTTTCGGCACTGATCGAAACCAATGTTTCCAATGCCGATTATTCAGTAGATCAGCTCAGCCAGGAAATGAACATGAGCCGGGTAAGCCTTTATAAAAAAGTATTGCTGTTAACCGGAAAATCTCCGGTAGAATATATCCGTTTTTACCGCCTCAGAAAAGCGACCCAGCTTTTAAAAAAATCGCAGTTAACCATTTCCGAAATTGCTTACGAGGTGGGTTTCAACAACCCAAAATACTTCACCAAGTATTTTAAGCAGGAGTTTAACATGTTGCCATCGGTATACATTGCTCAAAAATCCATCAAAAAGTAA